In one window of Tellurirhabdus rosea DNA:
- a CDS encoding ABC transporter permease — MLRNYFKIAWRSLLNNRGYSAINIGGLALALGIGILLLWWVQDELSYDRFHTQGARIYRVNGGFGTGSTMSMSANIVAPVAAYAKRQVPGVEEAVRLAGNYDSSPFKVGSKTLMEDNAAYVDPAVFTLFDFEWAQGSRTRPFPDLQSVVLTEKAALRYFGSTEALGRTLYSVPKKQTFVVSGVLRDFPDNSSIKAEMLFPFDILVKGYQANDYWKTMESDWGNWLAVTFLKVSPQTPLERIEKTLTELHHASNRFDQTTFYKLQPLRDIHLYNANGQPSGLQEIRMMGIVALILLAIGCINYVNLATARAAQRAKEVSVRKVVGAGRRHLIAQFVAESLLIFLVALVLAVGLIKGVEPYYHELTGKARPFSLTDPQVWAVLGGSIAFTLLVAGLYPAFVLSSFEPLKVLRGKGVISGSGGVFRKVLVVTQFAFSTALIVGTIIIGNQLRFVRERNLGYDRENVFAFWMTDEVARHYKAIKAELQREPGVLAVTSATSNLISNGNSTGDTDWDGKPKNSLFIIAPMAVEEDFIRTFRLKLASGAPFTGSRADSTHYILNETAVKQAGIVNPIGKRFKLWQTEGTIIGVVKDFHFASMRQKVAPAIFYYRPDPGYGRVYVKTTGRDASKAIAAAERLWKRYSPDYPFDYKFMDEQYNNLYKAEQRTGQLFNFFAGIAILVSCLGLFGLATFTAQQRTKEIGIRKVLGASVTGIVALLSKDFLKLVAIAIVIASPLAWWVMSRWLTNFAYKIDIEWWVFLLAGVLAVGIALLTVSFQSMKAALMDPVKSLRAE; from the coding sequence ATGCTTCGTAATTACTTCAAAATTGCCTGGCGCAGTTTGCTGAACAACAGAGGTTACTCGGCCATCAACATCGGTGGACTGGCGCTGGCCCTCGGCATCGGCATCCTGCTGCTCTGGTGGGTTCAGGACGAATTAAGCTACGACCGCTTCCACACGCAGGGCGCCCGCATTTACCGGGTCAACGGCGGCTTCGGAACGGGAAGCACCATGTCGATGTCTGCCAACATCGTCGCGCCCGTGGCCGCCTACGCCAAACGGCAGGTGCCGGGTGTGGAGGAAGCGGTGCGGCTGGCGGGCAACTACGACTCGTCGCCGTTCAAGGTCGGCAGCAAAACCCTGATGGAAGACAATGCCGCGTATGTGGACCCGGCCGTATTTACGCTTTTTGATTTTGAATGGGCGCAGGGAAGCCGGACGCGGCCTTTCCCGGACCTCCAGTCGGTGGTGCTGACCGAAAAGGCCGCCCTGCGGTATTTTGGAAGCACCGAGGCGCTCGGCAGGACGCTTTATTCGGTTCCCAAAAAACAGACCTTCGTCGTCAGCGGCGTCCTCCGCGACTTCCCGGACAATTCCAGCATCAAAGCCGAGATGCTTTTCCCGTTCGACATCCTCGTCAAAGGGTACCAGGCGAATGATTACTGGAAAACGATGGAAAGCGACTGGGGCAACTGGCTGGCCGTGACCTTCCTGAAAGTGTCGCCGCAGACGCCGCTGGAACGGATCGAAAAAACGCTGACCGAGCTGCACCACGCCAGCAACCGCTTTGATCAGACCACTTTCTACAAACTGCAACCGCTGCGCGACATTCACCTCTACAACGCCAACGGGCAGCCTTCGGGCCTGCAGGAAATCCGGATGATGGGCATTGTGGCGCTCATTCTGCTGGCTATCGGCTGCATCAATTACGTCAATCTGGCCACGGCCCGGGCGGCCCAGCGGGCAAAAGAGGTGAGCGTGCGCAAGGTCGTAGGGGCGGGGCGGCGGCACCTGATCGCCCAGTTCGTAGCCGAATCGCTTCTGATTTTTCTGGTGGCACTGGTGCTGGCGGTGGGCCTCATCAAGGGCGTCGAACCGTATTACCACGAACTGACGGGCAAGGCCCGGCCTTTCTCGCTGACGGACCCGCAGGTCTGGGCGGTGCTGGGCGGCTCGATTGCCTTCACGCTGCTGGTGGCGGGCCTGTATCCGGCCTTTGTGTTGTCGTCGTTCGAGCCGCTGAAAGTGCTGCGCGGCAAAGGCGTCATCAGCGGGAGCGGGGGCGTGTTCCGCAAGGTGCTGGTGGTGACGCAGTTCGCCTTTTCGACGGCCCTTATCGTCGGCACAATCATCATCGGCAACCAGCTTCGGTTTGTCCGGGAGCGCAACCTCGGCTATGACCGCGAGAACGTCTTTGCTTTCTGGATGACCGACGAAGTGGCCAGGCACTACAAAGCCATCAAGGCCGAACTCCAGCGCGAGCCGGGCGTGCTGGCCGTGACCTCGGCGACCAGCAACCTCATCAGCAACGGCAACTCGACGGGCGATACGGACTGGGACGGCAAGCCCAAAAACAGCCTGTTCATCATTGCGCCGATGGCCGTGGAGGAAGATTTTATCCGAACCTTCCGGCTGAAACTGGCGTCCGGCGCGCCGTTCACCGGCTCCAGAGCCGACTCGACGCATTACATCCTGAACGAAACTGCCGTGAAGCAGGCCGGCATTGTGAACCCGATCGGCAAACGGTTCAAGCTCTGGCAGACGGAGGGAACCATCATCGGGGTCGTGAAAGATTTTCACTTTGCGTCCATGCGGCAGAAAGTGGCTCCGGCTATCTTCTACTACCGGCCCGACCCCGGCTACGGACGCGTGTACGTCAAGACCACGGGCCGCGACGCCTCCAAAGCCATTGCCGCCGCTGAACGGCTCTGGAAACGGTACAGCCCGGACTATCCGTTCGACTACAAGTTTATGGACGAGCAGTACAACAACCTCTACAAGGCCGAGCAGCGGACGGGGCAGCTGTTCAACTTTTTTGCGGGCATTGCCATTCTGGTTTCGTGCCTGGGTCTGTTCGGGCTGGCGACCTTCACGGCCCAGCAGCGGACGAAGGAAATCGGCATCCGCAAGGTGCTCGGCGCGAGTGTAACGGGCATCGTGGCCCTGCTTTCCAAAGATTTCCTGAAACTGGTGGCCATCGCCATCGTGATCGCCTCCCCGCTGGCGTGGTGGGTCATGAGCCGCTGGCTGACCAACTTTGCCTACAAAATCGACATTGAGTGGTGGGTCTTTCTGCTGGCCGGCGTCCTGGCGGTGGGCATCGCCCTGCTGACCGTGAGCTTCCAGAGCATGAAAGCCGCCCTGATGGACCCGGTGAAATCACTGCGGGCGGAGTAA
- a CDS encoding nuclear transport factor 2 family protein — MMKTIVATAFLSALALTGYAQTASTDEVAGVRQACFNYIDAFYKADTTLAYASVHPTLQKRGFAFDEKTNAYSKQLEMPFPALVRLAKVWNRDGKRANAQSPRVVDVFEVADKTAMAKVTAVWGIDYLHLVREDGKWMIVNVLWQSPPKSVVAVR, encoded by the coding sequence ATGATGAAAACGATTGTGGCAACTGCTTTCTTGAGTGCTTTGGCGTTGACGGGCTACGCCCAGACGGCTTCTACGGATGAGGTCGCGGGCGTCCGGCAGGCGTGTTTTAATTACATCGATGCTTTTTACAAAGCCGACACCACGCTTGCCTACGCGAGTGTGCATCCGACTTTGCAGAAGCGTGGATTTGCGTTCGACGAAAAGACGAACGCTTATTCCAAACAGCTGGAGATGCCCTTTCCGGCGCTGGTGCGGCTGGCAAAAGTCTGGAACCGGGACGGCAAACGGGCCAACGCCCAGTCGCCGCGGGTTGTGGACGTGTTTGAAGTAGCCGACAAAACCGCTATGGCCAAAGTGACCGCCGTCTGGGGCATTGATTATCTGCACCTGGTCAGGGAAGACGGGAAGTGGATGATTGTCAATGTTCTCTGGCAGTCGCCGCCGAAATCCGTCGTGGCCGTCCGGTAA
- a CDS encoding ABC transporter permease: MLSNHLKIAFRQLWRNPLFSLINIGGLAIGLACFLLIAQYVWFERSFDRQSPHAPYIWRVYTENYVNGALETRDANSHSAIGPTLKAELPEVVDYTRIYSARDLTAFRGRKPQLQQRAYAVDESFLRLFPHRVRHGQTRQALSQPNTVVLTASTARRYFGDRNPVGQTLRLVGGWFTGLHTVTAVVDDVPPNTHFRFEMLLSYQTLYSRGHEDNWENYWDYNYIQLRPDADPARVSARLSDLSRRFLSKSNLQLRMQPLTDIHLKSDLTYEHEPNGSARIVQFLLLVGLLILAIAWVNYSNLTTVRSLTRAKEVGLRKTIGAGRRQLVAQFLGEAILMNLLALGLALLLVQLAAPLFDTLTARPLSSSGFNQSTAFYGTLFALFLTSVLGSGLYPALVLSGYKPAWMLRGTFGRSQKGLALRKTLVVGQLVGMVVMLVATFTIYRQLQFMQHHDLGLAINQMLVVKAPLHDYTQDSLYGTKADVFRTEAGRLTGVQKMTASSVVPGDGINAIGGSSSGVYWKKRLTGEKETFYFVNVDEHFLDTYGVRRLAGPGFRTQEADWRRYCLINRAALKALGFPSAEAAVNESLVFGGEERQQADLRIVGVIDDFHIESLKMPTRPTLYYCAPVSRMAYFSFKLDARRIRSSTEELGALWQRLYPESPFEYFFLDQKFDEQYRAERRFGQLFGLFTGLAIVVACLGLFGLAAFSAEQRRKEIGVRKVLGASVAGLVVLLSRDFLKLVLLAVVVATPLAAWAMNRWLQDFAHKIQLEWWMFALAGLLTVGIALLTVSYQAVRAALMNPANTLRTD; this comes from the coding sequence ATGCTTTCCAATCACCTCAAAATCGCCTTCCGGCAGCTCTGGCGCAATCCGTTGTTCAGCCTGATCAACATCGGGGGGCTGGCGATTGGACTGGCGTGCTTTCTGCTCATTGCGCAGTACGTCTGGTTTGAGCGGAGTTTCGACCGGCAAAGTCCGCACGCGCCCTACATCTGGCGGGTGTATACCGAAAACTACGTCAACGGGGCGCTGGAAACCCGCGATGCCAACTCGCACAGCGCCATCGGCCCCACGCTGAAGGCCGAACTGCCCGAAGTGGTCGATTACACCCGCATCTACAGCGCCCGCGACCTGACGGCCTTCCGCGGCCGGAAGCCCCAGCTCCAGCAGCGGGCCTATGCCGTGGACGAAAGTTTTCTGCGGCTGTTCCCGCACCGCGTCCGGCACGGGCAGACCCGCCAGGCGCTCAGCCAGCCGAATACGGTGGTCCTGACGGCCTCGACCGCCCGGCGCTATTTTGGCGACCGAAACCCCGTCGGGCAGACGCTGCGGCTGGTGGGAGGCTGGTTTACGGGGCTGCATACGGTCACGGCCGTGGTGGACGATGTGCCGCCGAACACGCATTTCCGGTTTGAGATGCTGCTGTCCTACCAAACGCTCTACAGCCGGGGGCATGAGGATAACTGGGAGAATTACTGGGATTACAACTACATCCAGCTTCGCCCGGATGCGGACCCTGCACGGGTGTCCGCCCGACTGTCGGACCTCAGCCGCCGCTTTCTCAGCAAAAGCAACCTGCAACTGCGGATGCAGCCGCTGACGGATATTCACCTGAAGTCGGACCTGACCTACGAACACGAACCGAACGGCAGCGCCCGGATCGTCCAGTTTCTGCTGCTGGTCGGGCTGCTGATTCTGGCTATTGCGTGGGTGAACTACAGCAACCTCACCACGGTCCGGTCCCTGACCCGCGCCAAAGAGGTGGGGCTGCGGAAAACCATCGGCGCTGGTCGCCGGCAGCTGGTCGCCCAGTTTCTGGGAGAGGCCATACTGATGAATCTGCTGGCACTGGGGCTGGCGCTGCTGCTGGTCCAGCTGGCGGCTCCGCTGTTCGACACGCTGACGGCCCGCCCGCTCAGCAGCAGCGGTTTCAATCAAAGCACCGCCTTTTACGGAACGCTTTTCGCCCTGTTTCTGACCAGCGTGCTGGGCTCCGGACTGTATCCGGCCCTGGTGCTCTCGGGCTACAAGCCCGCCTGGATGCTGCGCGGCACGTTTGGCCGTTCGCAGAAAGGGCTGGCGCTCCGGAAAACGCTGGTCGTCGGCCAGCTGGTCGGCATGGTGGTGATGCTGGTGGCGACTTTTACGATTTACCGGCAACTGCAATTCATGCAGCACCATGACCTCGGTCTGGCCATCAACCAGATGCTGGTGGTCAAAGCGCCGCTGCACGACTACACTCAGGATTCGCTTTACGGCACCAAAGCGGACGTTTTCCGGACCGAAGCGGGGCGGCTGACCGGGGTGCAGAAAATGACGGCTTCCTCGGTCGTGCCCGGCGACGGCATCAACGCAATCGGCGGCAGCAGCAGCGGCGTTTACTGGAAAAAACGCCTGACGGGTGAGAAAGAGACATTTTATTTCGTCAACGTGGACGAACATTTTCTGGACACCTACGGCGTTCGTCGGCTGGCCGGGCCGGGTTTCCGGACGCAGGAGGCAGACTGGCGGCGCTACTGCCTCATCAACCGGGCGGCCCTGAAGGCACTCGGTTTTCCGTCGGCCGAAGCCGCCGTGAACGAATCGCTGGTGTTTGGCGGCGAAGAGCGGCAGCAGGCGGATCTGCGCATCGTGGGCGTCATCGACGATTTTCACATCGAATCCCTGAAAATGCCGACCCGCCCGACGCTGTACTACTGCGCTCCGGTCAGCCGGATGGCGTATTTCTCCTTTAAACTGGATGCCCGGCGCATTCGAAGCAGTACGGAAGAACTGGGCGCTTTGTGGCAGCGGCTCTACCCCGAAAGTCCGTTCGAGTACTTTTTTCTGGATCAGAAATTCGACGAGCAGTACCGCGCCGAGCGTCGGTTCGGCCAGTTGTTCGGGCTGTTTACGGGGCTGGCCATCGTGGTGGCCTGTCTCGGGCTGTTCGGGCTGGCCGCGTTTTCGGCCGAACAGCGGCGGAAGGAAATCGGCGTGCGCAAAGTCCTCGGGGCTTCGGTGGCCGGGCTGGTGGTGCTGCTGTCCAGAGACTTTTTGAAACTGGTGCTTCTGGCCGTTGTGGTGGCCACGCCGCTGGCAGCGTGGGCCATGAACCGCTGGCTGCAGGATTTTGCCCACAAGATTCAGCTGGAATGGTGGATGTTTGCGCTGGCCGGTCTGCTGACGGTCGGCATTGCCCTGCTGACGGTGAGTTACCAGGCCGTCAGGGCGGCGCTGATGAATCCAGCAAATACGTTACGAACCGATTAA
- a CDS encoding ABC transporter permease — protein sequence MLTNYVKIALRNLRKHTGFTFINVFGLAVGIACCLLIALYVVDERSFDRFHEKADRIYRINSDIKFGGNDMHMAVSPAPMGPTLLKDYPQVENFVRLHHRGTWLVKAAGKAETTREPDIMFADSTLFDVFTLPLLSGDPKTALKEPGSVVISEAAALRHFGTTDALGKTLLLSRDNLPFRVTGVMRNIPKNSHFRTDIFVSMVNDEYNWGDWLSNNHHTYLLLREGSRPEDFPKVFDTVIEKYVGPQALLAVGATLDQLRKAGNRISYSLFPLTDIHLRSRQTIELTPNSDIQYVYTFSAVALFILLIACINFMNLATARSANRAREVGVRKVLGSLKAQLVAQFIAESVLMAALAMILALLLVVVCLPFFNDISSKQLTANRLLMPDFLPFLVALPLGVGLLAGSYPAFFLSSFRPVNVLKGRMSLGLKSTGLRSGLVVFQFMMSVVLIAGTLVVYRQLNFIQTTRLGFNREQVLVVDGAYALGNQVQTFRDEVLRLPGVSSGAISGFLPVPSSRSDSPLFPEGEINQNRAVSSQNWGVDYDYLKTMGMELVQGRNFSREFGADSSAMILNEAAVKVFGFKDPIGKRVSRMLDNEGKRFKTFTVIGVVKNFHYESLRRSIGSVALTLEPDAGAVSFRTASGNVTALAAQIEAKWKQLAPGQPFEYFFLEDSFNAMYRAEQRVSQIVLIFSGLSILIACLGLFGLAAFMAEQRTKEIGIRKVMGASVPSIVGLLSKDFLKLVGISIVIATPLAWYAMSRWLQDFAYKSDLPWWVFALAGVVAVAIAFLTVSYQSLKAALTNPVTSLRAE from the coding sequence ATGCTAACCAACTACGTCAAAATCGCTCTTCGTAATCTCCGGAAACATACCGGATTTACGTTTATCAACGTCTTCGGGCTGGCGGTGGGCATTGCCTGCTGCCTGCTGATTGCGCTTTACGTGGTGGACGAACGGAGCTTCGACCGCTTCCACGAGAAGGCCGACCGGATTTACCGCATCAATTCGGACATCAAGTTCGGCGGCAACGACATGCACATGGCCGTTTCGCCCGCCCCGATGGGCCCGACGCTGCTGAAAGATTATCCGCAGGTCGAAAACTTCGTTCGGCTGCACCACCGGGGCACCTGGCTCGTGAAGGCCGCCGGGAAGGCCGAAACGACCCGGGAGCCGGACATCATGTTTGCGGATTCCACCCTTTTCGACGTCTTTACGCTACCTCTGCTGAGCGGTGACCCCAAAACGGCCCTGAAAGAGCCGGGCAGCGTTGTCATTAGCGAAGCGGCGGCCCTGCGGCATTTCGGCACCACCGACGCCCTCGGCAAAACGCTGCTGCTGAGCCGCGACAACCTGCCCTTCCGGGTGACGGGCGTGATGCGGAACATTCCGAAAAACTCGCATTTCCGGACGGACATCTTCGTCAGCATGGTGAACGACGAGTACAACTGGGGCGACTGGCTCAGCAACAACCACCATACGTACCTGCTGCTGCGGGAAGGCAGCCGACCGGAGGATTTTCCAAAAGTCTTCGACACGGTGATCGAAAAATACGTGGGTCCGCAGGCGCTGCTGGCCGTCGGGGCAACACTCGACCAGCTGCGGAAGGCGGGCAACCGCATCAGCTATTCCCTTTTTCCGCTGACCGACATTCACCTCCGCTCCAGGCAGACAATTGAGCTGACGCCCAACAGCGACATCCAGTACGTGTACACCTTCTCGGCCGTTGCCCTGTTTATTCTGCTGATTGCCTGCATCAATTTCATGAACCTGGCGACGGCCCGTTCGGCCAACCGGGCGCGGGAGGTGGGCGTCCGGAAGGTACTCGGCTCCCTGAAAGCGCAGCTGGTGGCGCAGTTCATTGCCGAGTCGGTGCTGATGGCGGCGCTGGCCATGATCCTGGCGCTGCTTCTGGTGGTGGTCTGCCTGCCGTTTTTCAACGACATTTCGTCCAAACAACTGACCGCAAACCGGCTGCTGATGCCGGATTTTCTGCCGTTTCTGGTGGCGCTGCCGCTGGGAGTCGGGCTGCTGGCGGGGAGCTACCCGGCCTTTTTCCTGTCGTCTTTCCGCCCGGTCAACGTCCTGAAAGGCCGGATGAGCCTCGGGCTGAAAAGCACCGGGTTGCGGAGCGGGCTGGTGGTGTTTCAGTTCATGATGTCGGTGGTGCTGATTGCGGGCACTTTGGTCGTGTACCGGCAGCTCAATTTCATCCAGACGACCCGGCTCGGTTTCAACCGCGAGCAGGTGCTGGTGGTGGACGGGGCCTACGCGCTGGGCAATCAGGTGCAGACGTTCCGGGACGAGGTGCTGCGCCTGCCGGGGGTGAGCAGCGGGGCCATTTCCGGCTTTCTGCCCGTGCCTTCCAGCCGCAGCGACAGTCCGCTGTTTCCGGAAGGCGAAATCAACCAGAACCGGGCGGTTTCTTCCCAGAACTGGGGCGTTGATTACGACTACCTGAAGACGATGGGCATGGAGCTGGTGCAGGGCCGGAATTTCTCCCGCGAGTTCGGGGCCGATTCTTCGGCCATGATTCTGAACGAAGCGGCCGTCAAGGTTTTCGGCTTCAAAGACCCCATCGGCAAACGGGTATCCCGGATGCTGGATAACGAAGGCAAGCGGTTTAAGACGTTTACGGTCATCGGGGTGGTGAAAAACTTCCATTACGAATCCCTGCGGCGCTCGATCGGGTCGGTGGCCCTGACGCTGGAGCCGGATGCCGGAGCCGTTTCGTTCCGGACCGCCAGCGGAAACGTGACGGCGCTGGCGGCTCAGATTGAGGCCAAATGGAAACAACTGGCACCCGGTCAGCCCTTCGAATACTTCTTTCTGGAAGACAGCTTCAATGCCATGTACCGGGCCGAACAGCGGGTCAGCCAGATCGTGCTCATTTTCTCCGGCCTGTCCATCCTGATCGCCTGCCTGGGTCTGTTTGGCCTGGCGGCGTTCATGGCCGAGCAGCGGACAAAGGAAATCGGCATCCGCAAAGTGATGGGCGCCAGCGTGCCGAGCATCGTAGGGCTGTTGTCCAAAGACTTTCTGAAACTGGTGGGCATCTCGATTGTGATCGCCACGCCGCTGGCCTGGTACGCCATGAGCCGCTGGCTGCAGGATTTTGCCTACAAAAGCGACCTGCCCTGGTGGGTTTTCGCCCTCGCCGGAGTGGTGGCCGTGGCCATCGCCTTCCTCACCGTCTCCTACCAAAGCCTCAAAGCCGCGCTGACCAACCCGGTGACTTCGCTGCGGGCGGAATAG
- a CDS encoding ABC transporter permease encodes MFRNYLTVALRNFARHKIYSIINLGGLTIAVACCLLLGLFVRHELSFDRFNTKADRLYRAWTEEEYKGDRFRNVTTPFVLGPTLKETFPEVEAMARVRVSELKVRKGAEVFNENVHMVEPDLFRMFDFPLLNSVADNPLRELYSVVLTEEVARKYFGAQNPVGKTLTMQLDSVMQDFTVTAVARNLPTASSVRFGMAVSMEHIKDLRSDRTLKSWFMVEPETYVLLREGSAPDPLAAKFPAMLKTALGDKYKGDNYAVHLQPLTDIHLNPELAGGFEPVSNPMYVYILSALSVFLLLIACINFMTLSLGRSVSRAQEVGVRKAMGALRSQLMNQFWSEALLMTAAAVLLGLGLAVVLLPWFGTLANQQLTFQLDGTTIGLLAGLVLVIGLVAGSYPALVLSGFRPVEVLKGRISVKGDGSLFRRGLVVVQFCLSVMLIGSTIVLNQQLNYLQSKSLGYQKEQTIVVPVGQSGEEGRQLVERFRNEAAGHKEILSVAASAFPFASGEWGEVGFTDDNKVYRNARFNIVDPYFLPAYGIKLKAGRNFDPKNTADHFGGIIVNEAFLKTFGLKDPLNQRVSQRWHNHRIIGVTEDFHYASLHSKVEPLLLMVRPDSVYEHIENLMFMSSPSPDLSIRVAAGSLADRTALLGRLWKRVAPNEPFSYTFLDEDLQRQYRAEQRLGRIVTIASGLSILIACLGLFGLATLAVARRTKEIGVRKVLGASVPSLVLLLAKDFLKLVGVAIVIASPLAWYAMNRWLQDFEYRVAIQWWVFALAGVVAVLVAFLTVSFQSVKAAFMNPVTSLRAE; translated from the coding sequence ATGTTCCGCAACTACCTCACCGTGGCCCTGCGCAATTTTGCCCGCCACAAGATATATTCAATCATTAACCTCGGGGGGCTGACCATCGCCGTGGCCTGCTGTCTGCTGCTGGGTCTGTTCGTGCGGCACGAGCTGAGCTTCGACCGGTTCAACACCAAAGCGGACCGGCTGTACCGGGCCTGGACGGAGGAAGAATACAAAGGCGACCGGTTTCGGAACGTGACCACGCCGTTCGTGCTCGGCCCGACGCTGAAAGAAACCTTTCCGGAAGTGGAGGCCATGGCCCGCGTGCGGGTGTCGGAACTTAAAGTACGCAAAGGGGCGGAGGTGTTCAACGAAAATGTGCACATGGTCGAGCCGGACCTGTTCCGCATGTTCGACTTCCCGCTGCTGAACAGCGTGGCGGACAATCCGCTGCGGGAACTGTACTCGGTTGTCCTGACCGAAGAGGTGGCCCGAAAGTATTTCGGCGCACAAAATCCGGTGGGAAAGACGCTGACGATGCAACTGGACAGCGTCATGCAGGATTTTACGGTGACCGCCGTGGCCCGCAACCTCCCGACCGCTTCGAGCGTGCGGTTCGGCATGGCCGTTTCGATGGAGCACATCAAAGACCTGCGTTCGGACCGGACGCTGAAAAGCTGGTTTATGGTGGAGCCCGAAACCTACGTCCTGCTGCGCGAAGGAAGTGCCCCGGACCCGCTGGCGGCTAAATTCCCGGCCATGCTCAAAACGGCCCTGGGCGATAAATACAAGGGCGACAATTACGCTGTTCATCTGCAACCGCTGACGGACATTCACCTGAATCCCGAACTGGCGGGCGGCTTCGAGCCGGTCAGCAACCCGATGTATGTCTACATTCTGTCGGCCTTGTCGGTGTTTCTGCTGCTGATCGCCTGCATCAATTTCATGACGCTTTCGCTGGGTCGGTCGGTGAGCCGGGCGCAGGAGGTGGGCGTCCGCAAGGCGATGGGCGCGCTGCGTTCGCAACTGATGAACCAGTTCTGGAGCGAAGCCCTGCTGATGACGGCCGCCGCCGTGCTGCTTGGTCTGGGACTGGCGGTCGTGCTGCTGCCCTGGTTCGGGACGCTGGCCAATCAGCAACTGACGTTTCAGCTGGACGGAACGACCATCGGCCTGCTGGCGGGTCTGGTGCTGGTCATCGGGCTGGTGGCGGGCAGCTACCCGGCGCTGGTACTGTCGGGCTTCCGGCCGGTGGAGGTGCTGAAAGGCCGGATTTCGGTCAAAGGGGACGGAAGCCTGTTCCGGCGGGGGCTGGTGGTGGTGCAGTTCTGCCTGTCGGTGATGCTCATCGGTAGCACCATCGTTCTGAACCAGCAACTGAACTACCTCCAGAGCAAGTCGCTGGGTTATCAGAAAGAACAGACGATTGTGGTGCCGGTGGGACAATCGGGCGAAGAGGGGCGGCAGCTGGTCGAGCGGTTCCGCAACGAAGCGGCCGGGCACAAAGAGATTCTGAGCGTGGCGGCCTCGGCCTTCCCGTTTGCTTCGGGCGAATGGGGCGAAGTCGGGTTTACGGACGACAACAAGGTGTACCGCAACGCCCGCTTCAACATTGTGGACCCGTATTTTCTGCCCGCCTACGGCATCAAGCTGAAGGCCGGACGCAATTTTGACCCGAAAAACACGGCGGACCACTTCGGCGGCATCATCGTCAACGAAGCCTTCCTGAAAACCTTCGGGCTGAAAGACCCGCTCAACCAGCGCGTGTCGCAGCGCTGGCATAACCACCGCATTATCGGCGTGACGGAGGATTTTCATTACGCCTCCCTGCACAGCAAAGTCGAGCCGCTGCTGCTGATGGTTCGCCCCGATTCGGTGTACGAGCACATCGAAAACCTGATGTTCATGTCGTCGCCCAGCCCGGACTTGTCCATCAGGGTAGCCGCCGGGTCGCTGGCCGACCGGACCGCCCTGCTCGGCCGCCTCTGGAAGCGGGTAGCCCCCAACGAGCCGTTCAGCTACACCTTTCTGGACGAAGACCTGCAGCGGCAGTACCGGGCCGAACAGCGCCTGGGCCGTATTGTCACGATTGCTTCGGGCCTGTCCATCCTGATTGCCTGCCTGGGCCTGTTTGGACTGGCGACGCTGGCCGTGGCGCGGCGGACCAAAGAGATTGGGGTCCGGAAAGTGCTCGGCGCCTCCGTACCCAGCCTCGTGCTGCTGCTGGCGAAAGACTTCCTGAAGCTGGTCGGCGTGGCCATCGTGATTGCTTCGCCGCTGGCCTGGTACGCCATGAACCGCTGGCTCCAGGATTTCGAATACCGCGTTGCCATCCAATGGTGGGTTTTTGCCCTCGCCGGCGTTGTGGCCGTGCTGGTAGCCTTCCTGACGGTGTCTTTCCAGAGCGTAAAAGCGGCCTTCATGAATCCGGTGACCTCGCTGCGGGCGGAATAA